Proteins from one Chitinophaga oryzae genomic window:
- a CDS encoding RagB/SusD family nutrient uptake outer membrane protein, which translates to MKKNFLHSIYGTVLAASLLASACKKPFLDIVPDNVVTLANAFSNKTEAEKYLYTCYGYLPDAGPVSNILFFGADDMWTYYENNYFYQSPWKIARGEQNVVNPWVDFWNGNNHAKPYFKAIRDCNIFLENMFEGESYRHIAYLSPDMQKRWIAEVKFLKAYYHFYLLRMYGPIPITDKSLPVSATPEQVKVKRDPVDKVVDYIVRLLDEAAAELPAEITNRGTELGRVTKPAAQMLKAKLLVMAASPLFNGNPDYSSFKDKDGQLLFNPNYDAAKWEKAAAACEAAIQTCAGAGIRLYEFTDPFVKLAPSTAIQMSIRGSITERWNTETIWALSGRVDNVLQTYSMVDRIDPSFPNPTYLNSYMAPTIKMAETFYSKHGVPINEDKTWDYSRRYEQRTGTYAERLDIQEGYTTAKLNFDRENRFYACLGFDGGRWFMQSNATDENAWTIKAKFGQPQGKVSDQFYSETGYWPKKLVNWKFTQTNNSYTTESYPWPEMRLADLYLLYAEALNETGKGNDAIPWLDKIRKRAGLDGVVTSWSNYSTSPGKFSSKEGLREIIHQERLIEMCFEGSRNWDLRRWKKAVIYQNKPVLGWDVNQRVASEYYRPRTLFQQTFVAPRDYLWPLREYDLTVNTNLVQNPGW; encoded by the coding sequence ATGAAAAAAAATTTTCTACACAGCATATACGGAACAGTGCTCGCCGCAAGCCTGCTCGCCAGCGCCTGTAAAAAGCCCTTCCTCGACATTGTTCCGGACAACGTCGTTACGCTCGCCAACGCGTTTTCCAATAAAACAGAAGCGGAAAAATACCTGTACACCTGCTACGGCTACCTCCCCGACGCAGGCCCGGTGTCCAATATCCTGTTCTTCGGCGCAGACGACATGTGGACCTACTACGAGAACAACTACTTCTACCAGTCGCCCTGGAAAATAGCCCGCGGCGAACAAAATGTCGTCAATCCATGGGTGGATTTCTGGAACGGTAACAATCACGCCAAACCATATTTCAAAGCCATCCGCGACTGCAACATCTTCCTGGAAAATATGTTCGAAGGCGAATCCTACCGGCATATCGCCTACCTCAGCCCCGATATGCAGAAACGCTGGATTGCGGAAGTAAAATTCCTCAAAGCATATTATCACTTCTACCTGTTACGCATGTACGGACCGATTCCCATCACCGATAAAAGCCTGCCTGTTTCCGCTACACCGGAACAGGTAAAGGTAAAACGGGACCCGGTGGACAAAGTAGTGGACTATATCGTCCGGCTGCTCGATGAAGCCGCCGCCGAACTTCCTGCGGAAATCACCAATCGCGGTACGGAACTGGGGCGCGTTACCAAACCCGCCGCCCAGATGCTCAAAGCCAAACTGCTCGTGATGGCCGCCAGCCCGCTGTTCAACGGCAACCCGGACTACAGTTCGTTCAAAGACAAAGACGGCCAGCTGCTTTTTAATCCCAACTACGACGCCGCCAAATGGGAAAAAGCCGCCGCCGCCTGCGAAGCAGCCATACAAACCTGTGCCGGCGCCGGTATACGCCTCTATGAATTCACCGACCCTTTCGTAAAACTGGCCCCCTCCACCGCCATACAGATGAGCATCCGCGGCAGCATCACCGAACGCTGGAACACTGAAACCATCTGGGCCCTCTCCGGCCGTGTGGATAACGTGCTGCAAACCTACTCTATGGTGGACAGGATAGATCCTTCTTTTCCCAATCCTACTTATCTCAACTCCTATATGGCTCCCACCATCAAAATGGCGGAGACCTTCTACAGCAAGCACGGTGTACCTATCAATGAAGATAAAACATGGGATTACAGCCGGCGCTACGAACAACGGACAGGCACCTATGCAGAAAGACTGGACATACAGGAAGGATATACCACCGCCAAACTCAACTTCGACCGGGAAAACCGATTCTACGCCTGCCTTGGCTTCGACGGCGGCCGCTGGTTCATGCAAAGCAACGCTACCGACGAAAATGCGTGGACCATCAAAGCCAAGTTCGGACAGCCACAAGGCAAAGTGTCGGACCAGTTCTACTCCGAAACCGGCTACTGGCCCAAGAAACTGGTGAACTGGAAATTTACCCAGACCAATAACAGTTACACTACAGAAAGTTATCCCTGGCCGGAGATGCGCCTCGCCGATCTGTACCTGCTCTACGCAGAAGCCCTGAATGAAACCGGTAAAGGCAACGATGCCATTCCCTGGCTGGACAAAATCCGCAAACGCGCCGGCCTCGACGGCGTAGTCACCTCCTGGAGCAACTACTCCACCAGCCCCGGCAAATTCTCGTCCAAAGAAGGACTGCGGGAGATCATCCACCAGGAACGGTTGATTGAAATGTGCTTCGAAGGCTCCCGCAACTGGGACCTCAGAAGATGGAAAAAAGCAGTGATATACCAGAATAAACCGGTGCTGGGATGGGATGTGAACCAACGGGTGGCCAGCGAATATTACCGCCCCCGAACACTGTTCCAGCAAACCTTCGTGGCACCCCGCGACTACCTGTGGCCGCTCCGCGAATACGATCTCACTGTCAACACGAACCTGGTACAGAACCCCGGCTGGTAA
- a CDS encoding DUF5000 domain-containing lipoprotein, which yields MKRYILLLFAACGLLACKDEIMKPKSDDSTPPDHVTKITEQPIPGGSKLTYVLPSSSNLLYVLAEVTTKQGVVRQFKASYYTNTLQIEGLGDTSSYEVKLYSVNKSEVRSTPVSVTIHPLEPPFTDVFKSFVMVADFGGVNLKFENPTGSELEIGFCGPDSVKKTLTLLDTYFSAAKEGNHTFRGLPAVKARFGVFIRDKWGNTSDTVFRELTPLFEKMLDKTKFREIKFPGDGPVYTTEWNIAYPFIWDGRYSSTFNSPYDGNGNNWLNLSTNGPTDGRPIHVTIDLGQTVHISRFRLNHYYRFINKGLRKYELWGSNNPPADGSWNNWTKILYYEQEKPSGLQGEQYNDADAEVWLRGDMANFPDGLPAFRYIRIKCLENWMGNGNMSFSEITFWGDTQ from the coding sequence ATGAAACGATATATCCTTTTACTCTTCGCAGCCTGCGGACTCCTGGCCTGCAAAGACGAAATAATGAAACCGAAGTCCGATGATTCCACGCCCCCGGACCATGTAACAAAGATCACCGAACAACCGATCCCCGGCGGCTCCAAACTGACATATGTACTGCCTTCCAGCAGCAACCTCCTGTACGTACTGGCGGAAGTGACTACCAAACAGGGCGTGGTGCGGCAGTTCAAAGCATCCTACTATACCAATACCCTGCAGATAGAAGGCCTGGGCGATACCTCATCCTACGAAGTAAAACTCTACTCGGTCAACAAAAGCGAAGTACGCTCCACACCGGTGTCCGTCACCATCCATCCGCTGGAACCGCCTTTCACGGACGTGTTCAAATCATTTGTCATGGTAGCGGATTTCGGCGGCGTAAACCTGAAGTTCGAAAATCCTACCGGGTCAGAACTGGAAATAGGTTTCTGCGGCCCCGACTCAGTAAAGAAAACGCTCACGCTGCTGGACACCTATTTCAGCGCCGCCAAAGAAGGCAACCATACCTTCCGTGGCCTGCCGGCCGTCAAAGCCCGCTTCGGTGTGTTTATCCGCGACAAATGGGGCAACACCTCCGATACCGTCTTCCGGGAGCTTACACCGCTGTTTGAAAAAATGCTGGACAAAACAAAATTCCGGGAGATCAAATTCCCCGGCGACGGCCCGGTGTATACCACCGAATGGAACATCGCCTATCCGTTCATCTGGGACGGCCGGTACTCCTCCACGTTCAACAGTCCGTATGACGGTAACGGCAACAACTGGCTCAATCTCTCCACCAACGGCCCTACCGACGGCAGGCCCATTCATGTCACCATCGACCTGGGACAGACCGTACATATCAGCCGCTTCCGCCTCAACCACTACTACCGTTTCATTAACAAAGGTCTGCGTAAATATGAACTATGGGGCAGTAACAATCCGCCTGCTGACGGCAGCTGGAATAACTGGACCAAAATACTGTACTACGAACAGGAGAAACCTTCCGGCCTGCAGGGCGAACAATACAACGACGCCGATGCGGAAGTATGGCTGCGCGGCGATATGGCCAACTTCCCCGACGGGCTGCCGGCCTTCCGGTATATCCGTATCAAATGCCTGGAAAACTGGATGGGCAATGGTAACATGTCTTTTTCCGAAATCACTTTCTGGGGCGATACCCAATAA
- a CDS encoding SusC/RagA family TonB-linked outer membrane protein, which produces MKLTLVLMIAATLQVTASAFGQQVTLHQKNASLLEVLKSIRKQTGCSFIGDRQMLQRTQGIDIAVSNASLEEALKACMKDLPLTWSVVGSTIIIREKETATPVRNPTADSTIVIRGKVMDSSGLSLPGVSVTLKSDPKKGVQTDAGGHFTMRMSAKDVLIFTYIGFDRKEIPVARSGMITAVLQPVDSKLNEVAVVAYGTQKKTSMVGAVTTINPKELKGPTSNLTTMMAGRLAGVISFQRSGEPGRDNAEFFIRGITSFGSGKVDPLILIDGMEMTPNDLARIQPDDIAGFSILKDATASSLYGARGANGVILVTTKSGQMGKTRFNVRVENSTSSNTRNFKLADNITYMKLANEAVITREPLTTRPYTQSQIAHTAAGDDPYVYPNNNWINELVKNTTNNQRYNLNLNGGVERAQYYIGATYNIDNGVLRTINDNNFNSNVKTRNYEIRSNINIKLTPTTDAVVRTSGRFSDYNGPIRGGGEIFRQAMSATPVRFPAWFPASFAPDEKHPLFGNMKADDGSFYTNPFASAVSGFQQESSSTLIAQLELKQNFNFITKGLSARMMAYTKRYSFFNMSRRFNPFYYSVSIDPEEGLRGLTLLNETQGTEYLNYSPGDKQVTTFTYMEAAVNYDKVINDRHAINGMLITILNNQLSANAGSLIASLPRRNQGVSGRFTYAYDDRYMMEFNFGYNGSERFDRHHRWGFFPSIGGGWTVSNETFFSGLLPVISRLKLRATYGLVGNDQIGDTNDRFFYLSNVDLNGGNGYTFGENFTEGKPGVRINRYENKDITWEKAYKTNLGFELELFKNFHLETDFFHERRTNILMSRAYIPTSMGLYGTPQANVGIAEGRGVDMTMEYKRNFGKKTWLQVRGTFTYATSKILVNEEPLYADQNRYLSHVGYPVSQRWGLVAERYFTDEHEVLNSPRQNYGKYMAGDIKYKDINRDGQITDLDRVPIGYPTTPELNYGFGFTFGYGAFDISAFFQGSGRSSIFINPAAISPFITEHYAYGDGAVSPTMDQHGLLQVIADNHWSENNRDLYAFWPRLSYSYQGNNLQASTWWMRNGAFLRLKTVELGYTLPPRGLKRYGLSQLRIYVNGFNLLMFSNFKLWDVEMGGNGLGYPVQRVFNAGINLGF; this is translated from the coding sequence ATGAAACTGACGCTCGTTCTGATGATCGCAGCTACCCTACAGGTTACCGCCTCCGCCTTCGGCCAGCAGGTGACACTTCACCAGAAGAACGCTTCCCTGCTGGAAGTACTGAAGTCCATCCGAAAACAAACCGGCTGCAGCTTTATCGGCGACCGCCAGATGCTGCAACGCACACAGGGTATCGACATCGCCGTATCCAACGCCTCCCTCGAAGAGGCACTGAAAGCCTGTATGAAAGACCTGCCCCTTACCTGGTCGGTGGTTGGCTCCACCATCATCATCAGGGAGAAGGAAACGGCCACGCCCGTACGTAACCCCACCGCCGATTCCACCATCGTCATCCGCGGAAAAGTAATGGACAGCAGCGGCCTGTCCCTGCCCGGCGTATCCGTCACCCTGAAGTCCGATCCCAAAAAAGGCGTACAGACAGATGCCGGCGGCCACTTCACCATGCGTATGAGCGCTAAAGACGTGCTGATCTTCACCTACATCGGGTTCGACAGGAAAGAAATACCGGTGGCCCGCAGCGGCATGATCACCGCCGTACTGCAACCGGTCGACAGCAAACTGAATGAGGTTGCCGTCGTTGCCTATGGCACCCAGAAAAAAACCAGCATGGTGGGCGCCGTCACTACCATCAACCCCAAAGAGCTGAAAGGCCCCACCAGCAACCTCACTACCATGATGGCGGGCAGACTGGCAGGCGTGATCTCCTTCCAGCGCAGCGGTGAACCCGGCCGCGACAACGCGGAATTTTTTATCCGCGGTATCACCTCCTTCGGCAGCGGTAAAGTAGACCCGCTCATCCTCATAGACGGCATGGAAATGACTCCCAACGATCTCGCCCGCATCCAGCCCGATGACATCGCAGGGTTCTCTATCCTGAAAGATGCTACCGCTTCTTCGTTATACGGCGCCAGAGGAGCCAACGGCGTTATCCTCGTTACCACCAAGTCAGGCCAGATGGGCAAAACGAGGTTTAACGTACGCGTTGAAAACTCCACCTCTTCCAATACCCGCAACTTCAAACTCGCAGATAACATCACCTATATGAAACTGGCCAATGAAGCGGTGATCACCCGCGAACCGCTCACCACCAGGCCTTACACACAAAGCCAGATAGCGCATACTGCCGCCGGCGACGATCCTTATGTATATCCCAACAATAACTGGATCAACGAACTGGTGAAAAATACCACCAACAACCAGCGCTACAACCTCAACCTCAACGGTGGCGTGGAAAGAGCGCAATACTATATCGGCGCCACCTACAACATCGACAACGGCGTGCTTCGCACCATCAACGATAACAACTTTAACAGCAATGTTAAAACCCGTAACTACGAAATCCGCTCCAACATCAATATTAAACTCACGCCCACTACAGACGCGGTGGTACGCACCTCCGGCAGGTTCTCCGATTATAACGGGCCTATCAGAGGCGGCGGCGAAATATTCCGGCAGGCCATGAGCGCCACGCCCGTGCGCTTCCCCGCCTGGTTCCCCGCCAGCTTCGCCCCCGATGAGAAACACCCGCTCTTCGGTAATATGAAAGCCGACGACGGAAGTTTCTACACCAACCCCTTCGCCAGCGCGGTCTCCGGCTTCCAGCAGGAAAGCTCCTCCACGCTGATCGCGCAGCTGGAACTGAAACAGAACTTCAACTTCATCACCAAAGGACTGTCGGCCAGGATGATGGCCTATACCAAAAGGTATTCGTTCTTTAACATGAGCCGCAGATTCAATCCGTTCTACTACAGCGTCAGCATCGACCCCGAAGAAGGTCTCCGCGGCCTCACGCTGCTCAACGAAACACAGGGCACCGAATACCTGAACTACAGCCCAGGCGACAAGCAGGTGACCACTTTCACCTACATGGAAGCAGCGGTAAATTATGACAAGGTGATCAACGACCGCCACGCCATCAACGGTATGCTCATCACCATCCTCAACAACCAGCTGAGCGCCAACGCCGGCAGCCTCATCGCCTCGCTGCCGCGGCGCAACCAGGGCGTCTCCGGGAGGTTCACCTATGCCTACGACGACCGTTACATGATGGAATTTAACTTCGGCTATAACGGCTCTGAAAGATTTGACAGGCATCACCGCTGGGGCTTCTTCCCCTCTATCGGCGGCGGCTGGACAGTGAGCAATGAAACATTTTTCTCCGGCCTGCTGCCCGTTATATCCCGGCTGAAACTGCGGGCCACCTACGGCCTGGTAGGCAACGACCAGATCGGCGACACCAACGACCGCTTCTTTTATCTCTCCAACGTAGACCTCAACGGCGGCAACGGCTATACGTTCGGTGAGAACTTCACAGAAGGCAAGCCCGGCGTGCGGATCAACCGTTATGAAAACAAGGACATCACTTGGGAGAAAGCCTATAAAACCAACCTGGGCTTCGAACTGGAGCTGTTTAAAAACTTTCACCTGGAAACAGACTTCTTCCACGAGCGCCGTACCAATATCCTGATGTCCCGCGCTTACATTCCCACCTCCATGGGACTGTACGGCACTCCGCAGGCCAACGTAGGCATTGCGGAAGGCCGCGGCGTAGACATGACCATGGAATACAAGCGCAACTTCGGCAAAAAGACATGGCTGCAGGTACGCGGCACCTTCACCTATGCTACCAGTAAAATACTGGTCAACGAAGAACCGCTGTACGCCGACCAGAACCGGTACCTTTCCCATGTAGGCTATCCGGTCTCCCAGCGTTGGGGCCTTGTGGCAGAACGTTACTTTACCGACGAACATGAAGTGCTGAACTCTCCGCGCCAGAACTATGGCAAATACATGGCAGGCGATATCAAATACAAAGACATCAACCGCGACGGCCAGATCACCGATCTGGACAGGGTGCCCATCGGTTACCCAACCACCCCCGAACTCAACTACGGCTTCGGTTTCACCTTCGGTTACGGCGCCTTCGACATCAGCGCATTCTTCCAGGGGTCCGGCCGTTCATCCATCTTCATCAACCCCGCCGCCATCTCGCCCTTTATCACCGAACACTATGCCTATGGCGACGGCGCCGTGTCTCCCACCATGGACCAGCACGGCCTGCTGCAGGTCATCGCCGACAACCATTGGTCTGAAAATAACCGCGACCTGTACGCTTTCTGGCCCCGCCTCAGCTACAGCTACCAGGGCAACAACCTGCAGGCATCCACCTGGTGGATGCGCAACGGCGCCTTCCTGCGGCTTAAAACCGTGGAACTGGGGTACACGCTTCCTCCCCGCGGCCTGAAACGTTATGGCCTCAGCCAGCTGCGCATCTACGTCAACGGTTTCAACCTGCTTATGTTCAGCAATTTCAAACTATGGGACGTGGAAATGGGAGGCAACGGCCTCGGCTACCCGGTACAAAGAGTATTCAATGCAGGCATTAACCTCGGATTCTAA
- a CDS encoding DUF4374 domain-containing protein codes for MKKISKYLFLAAGIVFFMSACDKEDTLNTEDFQEYEPQGRTKYIITATPVGTTGIADYLLTADNVSSGSISTAGNGKEQDGSYRYYLTHKGRFFSLLYGQGNPGDVTTYRLTQEGKLVMTRFFQAETVQVLAKVQDELLLMKIPRSGNENASFYRIDALKSRVNGEKQVNIVQLAANGERAHFTWATQVGNKVFAPYMSIKGCCGDAFGTAYPDSSWIAVFSYPDLNLEKVIRDNRTSFIGNYFNNGLAVTEKGDVYAYSPASAKNGSKYTSTKPSAIVRLLAGTTVFDKSYFFNVQEKSGGHHISAQMYLANNKMLLMMYDKPGAFSGNLKLAIADVANQTFEWVKGAPAEIISTSAPYNNNTLSDDGNTAFIGLNTPSGNWIYRIDIASGTFTPGMKVEGGTITAITKMVY; via the coding sequence ATGAAGAAAATCAGCAAATATTTGTTTCTGGCGGCAGGCATTGTATTTTTTATGTCCGCCTGCGATAAGGAAGACACCCTCAATACGGAAGACTTTCAGGAATATGAGCCACAGGGCCGTACCAAATATATCATAACGGCTACGCCTGTAGGTACTACGGGTATCGCCGATTATCTGCTCACCGCAGATAATGTAAGCAGCGGTTCTATTTCCACCGCCGGCAATGGCAAGGAACAGGATGGCTCTTACCGTTACTACCTGACGCATAAAGGACGTTTCTTCAGCCTTCTCTATGGACAAGGTAATCCCGGCGACGTGACCACCTACCGCCTCACCCAGGAAGGTAAACTGGTGATGACCCGCTTTTTCCAGGCTGAAACGGTGCAGGTATTGGCCAAGGTGCAAGACGAACTGCTGCTCATGAAGATACCCCGCTCCGGCAATGAGAATGCTTCTTTTTACCGGATAGACGCGCTGAAGTCCCGTGTGAATGGCGAAAAGCAGGTGAATATCGTGCAACTGGCGGCCAACGGCGAGCGCGCCCACTTTACCTGGGCAACGCAGGTAGGCAACAAAGTGTTTGCGCCATATATGAGCATCAAAGGATGCTGTGGCGACGCTTTCGGCACTGCCTACCCTGACAGCAGCTGGATCGCTGTGTTCTCTTATCCTGACCTCAACCTGGAGAAAGTGATCCGCGATAACCGCACCAGCTTTATCGGCAACTATTTCAACAACGGGCTGGCAGTGACGGAAAAAGGAGATGTGTACGCATATTCTCCGGCATCTGCTAAGAATGGCTCCAAATATACGTCCACCAAGCCTTCCGCGATTGTTCGCTTACTGGCCGGTACTACGGTGTTCGATAAGTCTTACTTCTTTAACGTGCAGGAAAAATCCGGTGGTCATCATATCTCTGCCCAGATGTACCTGGCGAATAACAAAATGTTGCTGATGATGTATGACAAACCCGGCGCCTTTAGCGGTAACCTGAAACTGGCTATCGCAGATGTGGCCAATCAGACTTTTGAATGGGTGAAAGGCGCACCTGCAGAAATCATCAGTACCTCTGCCCCTTACAATAACAATACGTTGTCTGACGATGGAAATACTGCTTTCATCGGTCTGAATACCCCGTCCGGCAACTGGATTTACAGGATTGACATCGCTTCCGGAACATTTACACCAGGAATGAAAGTGGAAGGCGGCACTATCACCGCGATCACTAAAATGGTCTATTAA
- a CDS encoding DUF4998 domain-containing protein, with the protein MKNKSLLLYLFIGMMIFAGCSKMDAYLDIAGREEIAYTGRVDSLKVLPGDGRLELTWLLISDPKITGVTIYYNSKKDSVVMPVKRSQGVDSMYHLFSNMPEGTYSFEVYTWNNTGSRSVPAYITGRSYGSIYKNSLLNRALTDAVISDGNVVLSWGLAEETVTGMEVTYTNNAGATITVKEPATATSTTLADYRPGSSFSYRTLFRPDTLCIDTFYTTAVTRTPQ; encoded by the coding sequence ATGAAAAATAAATCGCTGTTACTATATCTGTTCATAGGGATGATGATCTTCGCCGGCTGTTCTAAAATGGACGCCTATCTCGATATCGCGGGACGGGAGGAAATCGCCTATACCGGTCGCGTGGACTCTCTGAAGGTATTGCCCGGCGACGGCCGCCTGGAGCTCACCTGGCTGCTGATCTCCGACCCAAAGATCACCGGCGTTACGATCTATTACAACAGCAAAAAGGACTCTGTAGTCATGCCCGTCAAAAGAAGTCAGGGTGTGGATTCCATGTACCATCTCTTCAGCAACATGCCGGAAGGCACCTACAGCTTTGAAGTATATACGTGGAACAACACCGGCTCCCGCTCAGTACCGGCTTACATCACGGGCCGTTCCTACGGCAGCATCTATAAAAACAGCCTGCTGAACCGCGCGCTTACCGATGCTGTCATCAGCGATGGCAACGTCGTGCTCAGCTGGGGGCTGGCAGAAGAAACGGTTACCGGTATGGAAGTGACCTACACCAACAACGCAGGCGCCACCATCACGGTGAAAGAACCAGCTACCGCCACCAGCACTACGCTGGCAGACTACAGGCCCGGCAGCAGTTTCAGTTACCGCACCTTATTCCGTCCGGATACGCTTTGTATAGATACCTTCTATACAACTGCCGTCACCCGGACACCTCAATGA
- a CDS encoding PepSY-associated TM helix domain-containing protein, translating into MKKTPKKKQNKSLFYRISAWLHLWLGLISGIILVIVCLTGCIWVFNEEITGWMQPETKIARQDAAVIPPSRILEIAAREYPGKPASYAIYREGRVIEVNVGGRRSGSTLKLNPYTGDVVAKVTRKDGEVDFFRWILNGHRFLWMPYKIGRPIVNYSTLVFVITLVTGMVLWWPKKWNKTTREQSFSIKWGASFKRVNYDLHNVLGFYSLLILFAIGMTGMVWGIEWYSKGLYWVTAGGKSLPAYKELKSDSTQAASNHLSLGQAMDRTWQQVAAKNSRATGFYISFPDTSKAASAISMIVYPSKGQYYNNVRYTFDRHTLAELKDNSVYGQPYEEAGFGTKLRRMNYDIHVGSIMGLPGKFLAFFASLIGATLPVTGFLIWWGRKKKKPQPAPVKKAVAVI; encoded by the coding sequence ATGAAAAAGACACCGAAAAAGAAACAGAACAAGTCTTTGTTTTACCGGATCTCTGCCTGGTTGCATCTCTGGCTGGGCCTCATCTCCGGCATTATCCTGGTGATCGTGTGCCTGACCGGGTGTATCTGGGTCTTCAATGAAGAGATCACCGGGTGGATGCAGCCGGAAACAAAGATAGCAAGGCAGGACGCGGCGGTGATACCGCCCTCCCGTATCCTGGAGATAGCAGCGCGTGAGTATCCGGGCAAGCCGGCCAGTTATGCGATCTATCGTGAAGGCCGGGTGATAGAAGTTAATGTCGGCGGGCGCCGCAGCGGCTCCACGCTCAAACTGAACCCTTACACAGGCGATGTGGTAGCGAAGGTGACCCGTAAAGACGGGGAGGTGGATTTTTTCCGCTGGATATTAAACGGGCACCGTTTTCTGTGGATGCCTTACAAGATAGGCCGGCCGATCGTCAACTATAGCACGCTGGTATTTGTGATCACACTGGTGACAGGCATGGTGCTGTGGTGGCCGAAAAAATGGAACAAAACCACCCGTGAACAGAGCTTCAGCATCAAATGGGGCGCCAGCTTCAAGCGGGTCAATTACGATCTGCACAATGTGCTGGGCTTTTATTCGCTGCTGATATTGTTTGCCATCGGGATGACGGGCATGGTTTGGGGAATAGAATGGTACAGCAAAGGACTGTATTGGGTAACTGCCGGTGGAAAGTCTTTGCCGGCGTATAAGGAATTGAAGTCCGACAGCACGCAGGCGGCCAGCAATCATCTCTCCCTGGGGCAGGCGATGGACCGCACCTGGCAGCAGGTGGCTGCTAAAAATTCCCGCGCTACCGGCTTTTATATAAGCTTTCCGGACACCAGCAAGGCTGCATCGGCTATCTCGATGATCGTATATCCCAGCAAGGGGCAGTATTACAACAATGTACGGTATACCTTTGACCGCCATACGCTGGCGGAGCTGAAAGACAACAGCGTATATGGGCAACCGTATGAAGAAGCTGGTTTCGGCACCAAACTGCGACGGATGAACTACGATATTCACGTAGGCAGTATTATGGGACTGCCCGGCAAGTTCCTGGCTTTCTTTGCCAGCCTTATCGGCGCAACTTTACCTGTCACGGGTTTCCTGATCTGGTGGGGACGAAAAAAGAAAAAACCACAGCCGGCGCCTGTAAAGAAGGCTGTTGCGGTTATATAG
- a CDS encoding DUF4855 domain-containing protein, translated as MLKLSLLATSLAFMVSTASVTTSCQKTQLANGPDKEENTATVNAKAKPKPVPVWYISDLALIYQGGIHRLPWTKDQLTPYIYRPAATGGIEWLFDGFLFIEFTDGMGHEYAEGYEPTPAGKTEWQWLLDRNFESGKALHALDDVLDSLAQLNIKPVRKRKVVLTLPEPIRSLSNWGELNGKNLNFADSADRVAACNWFIETAMAKWQAANFKHIELSGFYWVAEQNTGAVEILPAVANILHNKQQRFYWIPYYGAAGAANWQAMGFDIAYQQPNYFFDLSSPYSILTGAINFAKTNKMALEMEFDDRLMTQAGYRQKYTDYINEFNNAGAWANLPIAYYEGGGAWLKMSLSTDPEIKGLVKRLSDIIVTRQKAADQ; from the coding sequence ATGTTAAAACTATCATTATTAGCAACGAGCCTGGCCTTTATGGTGTCAACGGCTTCTGTCACCACTTCCTGCCAGAAAACACAGCTGGCAAACGGTCCGGACAAAGAAGAAAACACTGCCACCGTTAATGCCAAAGCCAAGCCCAAACCGGTACCGGTATGGTATATCTCCGACCTGGCGCTCATCTACCAGGGAGGCATTCACCGGCTGCCCTGGACCAAAGACCAGCTGACGCCCTACATCTACCGGCCAGCCGCCACCGGCGGCATAGAGTGGCTGTTTGACGGCTTCCTGTTCATCGAATTCACCGACGGCATGGGCCACGAATATGCAGAAGGATACGAGCCAACGCCAGCCGGTAAAACAGAATGGCAATGGCTGCTGGACCGCAACTTCGAAAGCGGCAAAGCGCTGCATGCACTGGACGATGTGCTGGACAGCCTGGCGCAACTAAACATCAAGCCTGTACGAAAAAGGAAAGTGGTGCTCACCTTGCCGGAACCTATCCGCAGCCTGAGCAACTGGGGCGAACTGAATGGTAAAAATCTCAATTTCGCCGACAGCGCCGACAGGGTGGCGGCCTGTAACTGGTTCATAGAAACAGCCATGGCCAAATGGCAGGCTGCTAATTTTAAACACATCGAACTGTCCGGCTTTTACTGGGTAGCAGAACAAAATACCGGCGCCGTGGAGATCCTGCCTGCGGTAGCCAACATACTGCATAACAAACAACAGCGTTTTTACTGGATACCTTACTATGGCGCTGCCGGAGCCGCCAACTGGCAGGCAATGGGCTTCGATATCGCCTATCAGCAGCCGAATTATTTCTTCGACCTGTCGTCTCCTTATTCCATCCTCACCGGCGCCATTAATTTTGCCAAGACCAATAAGATGGCGCTTGAAATGGAATTCGACGACCGCCTGATGACCCAGGCCGGCTATCGCCAGAAATATACTGATTACATCAACGAGTTTAATAACGCAGGAGCATGGGCCAACCTGCCCATCGCTTACTATGAAGGCGGCGGCGCATGGCTGAAAATGTCACTCAGCACCGATCCTGAAATAAAGGGACTGGTAAAACGGCTTTCGGATATTATTGTCACCCGGCAAAAAGCAGCCGACCAGTAA